Proteins found in one Oncorhynchus gorbuscha isolate QuinsamMale2020 ecotype Even-year linkage group LG15, OgorEven_v1.0, whole genome shotgun sequence genomic segment:
- the LOC123997496 gene encoding transmembrane protein 74-like encodes MASVELLYIDKEGRGRQPVLPCVLDWASNPVHVRKAISKGLCNSTPKTVPHNGGPHPKHRHPAVEKVNVCSDEELDTSFTYVDENVNLRLASPVKSGESIHKSWCRPNDCASDIRPEGLHELSLMSDDDLASENSGASVDYGFISAVTFLVTGISLVIISYAVPREVKVDPESVSAREMERLEIESARVGAHLDRCVIAGLCLLTLGGVVLSTLLMISMWQGEMYRRKAFAYSKHSGKLYGSIILKTRSSPSRSSAHLSMKEEIDETLN; translated from the coding sequence ATGGCTTCTGTAGAGCTGCTTTATATAGATAAGGAAGGAAGAGGCAGACAACCCGTTCTTCCCTGCGTCCTTGACTGGGCTTCCAATCCGGTGCATGTTCGTAAAGCTATCAGCAAAGGACTGTGTAATTCAACACCAAAGACGGTTCCCCATAACGGAGGTCCGCATCCTAAACACCGTCACCCTGCGGTGGAGAAGGTCAACGTGTGCAGCGACGAAGAATTAGATACATCTTTCACCTACGTCGACGAGAATGTGAATTTGCGCCTGGCAAGCCCTGTGAAAAGTGGGGAAAGTATCCACAAATCCTGGTGTAGGCCTAATGACTGTGCGAGCGACATTCGACCGGAGGGGTTGCATGAGCTCTCTCTAATGTCAGATGATGATCTCGCATCAGAAAATTCGGGGGCATCTGTAGATTACGGTTTTATAAGCGCGGTCACTTTCCTAGTCACCGGGATCTCGTTAGTAATTATATCCTATGCAGTCCCTCGCGAGGTCAAAGTGGACCCGGAGAGCGTGTCCgcgagggagatggagaggctgGAAATAGAAAGTGCCAGGGTAGGGGCACACCTGGATAGGTGCGTCATAGCAGGGCTTTGCCTACTGACGCTGGGAGGGGTAGTGCTGTCCACTCTGCTAATGATATCTATGTGGCAGGGAGAGATGTACAGGAGAAAGGCCTTTGCATATTCCAAGCACTCGGGTAAACTGTATGGCTCCATCATTTTAAAAACGAGGTCTAGCCCTAGTCGGTCGTCCGCGCACCTGTCTATGAAGGAAGAGATAGATGAGACCTTGAATTAA